The Arabidopsis thaliana chromosome 5, partial sequence genomic interval TGCTTGCAATATGAACCCCGAGAGCGGCCTAACCCAAAATCTTTAGTCTCTGCAATGATTCCTCTTCAGAAAGATCTTGAGGTGCTTTTCACTATCATTAACCAGTTCCGTTTTGCTTATAATTAGCAAGCTTTTATTATTAATGATGAATATTGAATCGCAGAAGCTTATATCTTTCTGTTACCATTTTTACTGCTACCATACGGCAAACAATTGCAGAACTAGAAAGATAAGCTTGATGCTTCTTTCATTTGAAAAGATTATTCCCGCTGTAACACGAACATGTTAATCATGTAGATTGCTTCTCATCAATTGTTGGGCGTACCTAACAGTGCCACAACGACAGCTCTTTCACCTCTTGGCGAAGCATGCCTAAGATCAGATCTAACTGCCATACATGAGATCATTGAGAAGCTTGGATATAAGGATGACGAGGGTGCAACCACAGAGGTTCGTTGCGTATTTTCAACCTTGCGTTATACTATTTCGGTCTTCTAATGTTTGATTCTAATGTCGATATTTGTAATTCCTTGGAAATAATGCATCTGTGGTATCTTTGACTGTGGCTATCATGTTCCTTATATTCaaatctaaaacattttcacTTGTTTCTGCAACAGCTTTCTTTCCAGATGTGGACCGACCAGATGCAGGACACATTGGTCTTCAAGAAAAAGGGGGATTCTGCATTCCGACATAAAGACTTTGCAAAGGCCATCGAATGCTATTCTCAGGTTAAACTTTTTATGCTGTAGTAAGTTTTAGTTCCTGACAACAATCTATAGTTCAGTGCTGGTGGTTTTCACGGAAAGGGTAGTGATCAAGATTTTTCATTAGCCTCTCATATTCACTTTTATGCTTCTGACCGAAGTATTTGTTTGCAGTTCATCGAGGTAGGTACAATGGGTTCCCCAACTGTTCATGCAAGACAGAGTCTGTGTTACCTAATGAATGATATGCCTAGAGAAGCACTAAACAATGCAATGCAAGCACAAGTCATATCTCCTGCTTGGCATATCGCATCGTATCTCCAAGCTGTAGCTTTGTCAGCTCTAGGACAAGAGAACGAAGCACACACTGCTCTAAAAGACGGTGCAATGcttgaaagcaaaagaaacccTTTGTGATTATAAGCAACACAAAGAGGAGAAACTGGAGTACAAGAGAAATATAACCATCCTTTACGCTAACCCATACACCCGAAGAACCACTGTCGCAACATTGTATTTAAGATCAAAGCATAACAAGTCTACAGCGATTGTTCCTTTCCGAAGCCTTGATCATCACATCACATTACTGGTTAGTCTGGTTTTTATTTCAGTTTAGTGCTCCATTTTGCAAGATCCGCGGTTCAAGCCACTGTGATTATTCGATTACAGCGAGTGGACTGtgtttattgttgttgtttaagtTCAATGGTGCAGACGTGTTTCGTATcatagagaagaaaagaagtgtCTATGGAGATATGAtgacaaaacttaaaaatgtaTGATTGTGACATTGTGTATTATTCGCTTTAATGTAATTCAATGTTTGTATTATTGTATAGAATGAAGTATGAACCTCTCTCTGCTATAATGTTATTCccctccttttttttcttgaattttgcAAATGTTGAAACGCTTAAAGATCTTGAATTTTCAGAGaaacatattcaaaaaaaaaaaaatatgttgataAAAAAGGGCTCAACCGGGTTCGAACCGGTGACCTCTCGATCTGCAGTCGAATGCTCTACCACTGAGCTATGGGCCCAACTGATAAAATTATGATAAGTAAATGATATATACAAATGTAAAACCTGATTGGGTATTCGTCTCCGACTTCTTAAAATCCCAATTCTTTCATAACAAAACACTGCTCTTCCTTCTCTCCGCCGCCGCATCGTTAAATCTCTCCGTCATCTGTAACCGGTTAAAGTATTTCCCTCAGGTCGACCTGAAAACGATGGGCAAACGAGGACCGAAGAAGCTTACAAACACtcaaggaggaggaggaccTAATCTCAAATCTGTACTGAGACATGAGCACTTGAAGAATCTCGCTCTCTGGTCTTCCACCGGAGATACTCCTATCCCGTCTCTTGCTTCATTACTCGGTCGACGTCTCGCTGCCGACACTGAATCCACCGGAATCACTACTGATCCCGATCTCGTCTCTTGTCAAAGGTATTTAGGATCTCTGATTATGACTTCAATTGCAAAATTAATCTAAAAAATCGTTCGTTTTGCTTCAATAGTTGCTTCTGGTTCATATAGTTTGCGATTTTTCACCATTGTTGCAGAATtggttgttttgttctgtgtgtttgtgatgttttttttgtatatgctTTCAATTGCTTAGAGAGGTTCTTTTTGGCAATTGAATGTCAAAATGATGTAATGATTCAAATGGTTTTGTGGCAGGTGTGAGACCATTCTTAAGCCTGGATTCAATTGCAATGTTAGAATAGAGAAGGTTTCTGCtaatgtgaagaagaaacgtAATAGGTGCAAGAAGTCTAACAACATCTGTTTCCCTCAGAACAATGTAGTTTACCATTGCAATTTCTGTTCTCACCGGAACCTTAAGAGAGGTACTGCTAAAGGTCAGATGAAAGAGCTTTACCCGTTCAAGCCGAAAACCGCTCGTTCGTCGCGTCCgaagatcaagaaagagatgacGATGCCTCAAGAAATCCAAAGTAACATGCTTTCTTCACCGGAGAGAAGTGTGAAAGATCAGGTGGAGGAGAAGAGTGTTGGGGATACACCGAAGCCGATGATGCTTACATTGGAGAGGGATAGGAGAATACGAAAACCCAAAAGTAAGAAACCGAGTGAACCTCAAAGTGTTCCTGAGAAAACAGTTGGTGGATCAaataagaggaagagaaaatcACCTTGGACAAGTATGAAGGAGATAGCTGAGACAAACAAGAGTTCTAAAGCTGGAAACTTTAAAATACCTTTTCTCTTGTAATCTTTGAGAGGTTCCCAACTGATCTTTCATTGTTAACTAATAAAACCTCACGAGTCACGACGGGTATAGCTTCATATAACAATCGTAGAGATCTTGAAGGCTTCATCCGGGTACACGTACGGAAATATACCAAATTTAAAGCGCGACTAGGTGACCAAAACCATTCAAACCCAAAACTCTCCCGTTTAGAAGTTACTACTGACCAAAGCAACTTGGTTAATTTCAAACAATTATTTAACACAACTGCTCATCGTGCGTAATAATTTTCGAAGTAATCAACAAATcatattgttaaaaatatttctaaacttCTAAGTTTTCACATGTCGGCACAACCATGTCACCTTGTTCAATTAATATATGATGACATTCATATATTCATAGGTCTCACTAATCACCTTATATTAATTGGTTTTATGATCATTTcatacattatttttacaTAGTAATTGGTTTCACGTCTCTTAGTTAATTtgtccctttttttttaatccccAACTTGAAATATACATATGTTCTCATCCATAAGTCAACTCTTTTGGGAGAATccaagaataaaaacaaagaccaaaaaaaccaaaacttaaaacaaagaCCAATCTAGCAAAATAACAAAGACCAATAAACTTGTTAAATCAACGACCTTCTCTctaatctctatatataatacttcattttcttttcttttatttcataacctctaaaaagattaaaaaacatggaaacaacaaagaaactctctgttcttctctgtctcttcttcaccatGAACCAAGCTATCTCCGAATCCGATTCTGACGAGCACATGGCGACTTTTTGCAATGATTCATCCGGAAATTTCACTCGCAATACAACTTACAACACAAATCTCAACACTCTTCTCTCCACTCTTAGCAACCAATCATCATTCGCTAACTACTACAATCTCACGACCGGTTTAGGTTCAGACACAGTCCATGGAATGTTCTTATGCATAGGAGATGTCAACAGAACAACATGCAACGCCTGCGTCAAGAACGCAACAATCGAGATTGCCAAAAACTGTACTAACCATCGAGAAGCAATCATTTACTACTTCTCTTGTATGGTTCGCTACTCAGATAAGTTCTTCCTCTCCACCTTAGAGACAAAGCCTAATACTTATTGGTCGTCTGATGATCCAATACCCAAATCATATGATAAATTTGGACAGAGACTGTCTGACAAAATGGGAGAAGTTATCATCAGATCAtctttgttatcttcttcgtTTACGCCATATTATCTTATGGATACCACTACGTTCGATAACTTGTATGATCTAGAGTCTGTTGTTCAGTGTAGTCCTCATTTGGATCCAAAAAACTGCACTACATGTCTGAAACTTGCGTTGCAAGAACTCACTCAATGCTGTGGTGATCAGCTTTGGGCTTTCATCTTCACTCCCAAATGTTTAGTGAGTTTTGATACCTCAAATTCATCGTCATTGCCACCGCTTCCACCGCCAAGTCGCAGCGGTTCCTTCTCCATTAGAGGTAagcatatatatcaaataatgatgggttgttaattttttatatatacttttatttatatagattagATGATACGTACCTTAATTTGAGGCTTTGACATGTTATGCATGCttagaaaaattcaaaatctattagaatatatattgtaGTAAATTTTCgattatatataacttatgTTTCAATgtaacacattttgtttttttcaaataaatttagaaataaaatgtatttaagacaataaagaacaaaataactGCAATTTTAGTTCTCTCTTGTATCTTTATTTTAGCATTATGGTCAAtcttgttatgttttgatttttgtttttcttttacaggAAATAACAAAATACTTGTGGGAATGATTCTTGCTGTTTCGGTGTTTgcatttttgggtttatgaTCAGATCTACATAtactaagaaaaaaagtttggtttttgagtttgatttggAGTTTTTCTAAGAGCAAAATAAACATCATTGTTTCCGTTAATTATGCTTCATGCTTATGTTTTTCCTCGTTTTATGTGGTTATACATTCAGTTGTTGCAAGGATTGTCCCATTTTTATACACGGAATTGTTAATGAGTACAGCTTTCTGAAGAAAAGTGTCATGTAAATTCACTTTGTGAAAACATTTCTCACAATTCTTTCGATTTATCGTTCTTTGATATCCATTAATTTGTAATTACTTGTATATCAATGACCATGTATAACTCTTTTAAATGTAACccaaattaaagttttaactACTAGAGTAtcttataatgttttgttgggTTAGTTTCATGTGTAAAATAccattttatatgtataatatagaaaaatattttatttcatattattattcacCAAGCAAactaattttttcataaatactCCACTATTGActcaaaataattatgaaaataggCAAATAGTCATGAGTAAAAAATATACTAACCtcaaataaaagacaaaaatacaACAATGTATTgtaatttagagaaaaatatgaaataaatactaattacacgaaatccaaaaataaaaataatcaatacTGAAATATTAACGACGTAAGAGAAATATCCAATGAGAATCAGAGGAAAAAAGatcatttaataaaatagcATGTCAATACTAAAACATTTAGGAATAACATGTTGTTGTTATGGAGGTGACGATGGTGGTTGTTAATGGTTACAGAGATGGTgatagaaaaattattataagggaaacatattatattatataattaatatgatatatttttatttctctaagttactaattaatattatcaTGAATAGTTatcaattaaatattttatcatgTGTCATGATTTAAAGGGATTTAGTCACCATTGATCGATCATCTTTATAGTTTTAACGTGTCTaatttaaagttatttttgtttcattcaccaattttatgatgaaaatttttaattttaacttttatataattattcaaaGAGTTATTATTATGCgatataatttttattcatatataagttattattatataatatatttttcattcaaataatttttaatcaataattttagttGTGAATGAAACAATGCaagagtaaaatatatttccttttttatctTTGAAAGACAATTTATGTTTAGAACGTTGTTAATTCTtacttttgttaaatttgatCGGACTGGTTCGTgtctagtatatatatatagattgattGGTTTAAGATCATTTCATACATTACTTTTACATTGTAATTGGTTTCACGTCTTTTAATTCGTCcccctttgtttttttaatcccCCACTTGAAATATACATATGTTCTCATCCATTAGTCAACTCTTATTGggaaaatccaagaaaaaaaacaaagaccaaaaaaaacaaaacttaaacaaAGACCAATGAACTTGTTAAATCAAGGaacttctctctttctctaatctCTAATTCTCtatataatctttttcttcttcttcttctctttttttatttcataaccTCTAAAAAGACTTTAAGAATatggaaacaacaaagaaactctttgctcttctctgtctcttcgTCACCATGAACCAAGCTATCTCCGTATCCGATCCCGACGACATGGAAACTTTCTGCATGAAATCATCCAGAAACACCACTAGCAACACAACTTACAACAAAAATCTCAACACTCTTCTCTCCACTCTTAGCAACCAATCATCATTCGCTAACTACTACAATCTCACGACCGGTCTAGCTTCAGACACCGTCCATGGAATGTTCTTATGCACAGGAGACGTCAACAGAACAACGTGCAACGCCTGCGTCAAGAACGCAACAATCGAGATTGCCAAAAACTGTACTAACCATCGAGAAGCAATCATTTACAACGTAGATTGTATGGTTCGATACTCAGATAAGTTCTTCCTCACGACCCTAGAGACCAATCCTAGCTATTGGTGGTCATCTAACGATTTAATACCCAAATCATTTGGTAAATTTGGACAGAGACTGTCTGACAAAATGGGAGAAGTTATCGTTAGATCATCTTTGTTGTCTTCATCGTTTACGCCATATTATCTTATGGATACAACTAGATTCGATAACTTGTATGATCTTGAGTCTATTGTTCAGTGTACTCCTGATTTGGATCCAAGAAACTGCACCACATGTCTGAAACTTGCATTGCAAGAACTCACTGAATGCTGTGGTAATCAGGTTTGGGCTTTCATCTACACTCCCAACTGTATGGTGAGTTTTGATACATACAATTCATCCTTGCCGCCGCTTCCACCGCCAAGTCGCAGCGGTTCCTTCTCCCATAGAGGTAAgcatattatatatgaaataatgATGGGTtatatacttttctttatATTGTAGATGATATATTCGTACCTTTTATGCTTTGACATGTTATGcatactttaaaaagtttcaaaatatattagaataGAGATTGTAAATTTTCGATTATATAAAACTTATGTTTTGATGTATCagttatttttcaaataaattaaaaaataaaatgtatttaagACTATAAAGAATTGCAACATTAATTCTCTCctgtattttttttagcaTTATGATCATCAATgttgtaaagtttttgtttttgtttttgttttacaggAAACAACAAATTACTTGGGGGAATGGTTCTTGCTGTGTCCGTTTCGGTGTTTGCATTTTTGAGTTTGGTTTGAGTTCCCATTTGTAAACGTTTGGTTTGAGTTTCGATTTGTAATTTTGCTAagtgcaaaacaaaaattaaatcgTTGTTTCCGATAATTATGCTTCATTCTTATGTTTTATTGTCCCCTTCCAATGTGGGTTGTTGTAAGAATTGTCCTTTGTATaatgattttctgtttttaattcatttgattttgatccATGCATATCCATGTGGGGATCAAAAACATTGTAAAATTTCTATTAGGAGAGCAACAACTGAACAAGTAACTGATAATTGTATAGAAAAGTTGACTTAAAAAGATAGTATGATGATATATCCTCAGTTTAAGATCGAATACACGGAATTGTTAACGAGTACAGATTTCCAAAgaaaagtttcatataaattcactttgtaaaatatttatcaaaattcttttgttttatcatttttaatatctaCTTATTTGTAACTAGGTTATCAACTCCGCGATATCGCGGGAAACTCATTTTTGTGatgatatattcaaatatttgaattgTTACATAGATTCTACCAAGTTTTAACATTATACCgtaaatatattgttttcgTTAATTATGCTTCATGCTTATGTTTTTCTCGTTAATGTGGTTATACATTCAGTTGATGTAAGAATTGTCTCATTTTTATACACGGAATTGTTAACGAGTAAAGCTTTCTGAAGAAAAGTGTCATATAAATTCACTTCGTGAAAACATATATCACAATTCTTTCgatttatctttctttgataTCCATTAATTTGTAATTACTTATATATCAATGACACTGTATAACTCTTTTAAATTAAGGGACTAGAGTAACCCAAATTAAAGGTTTAACTACTAGAGTATCTTGTAAATTTTAGTTGGCTTAGTTTCATGTGTAAAATACCCTTTTATAcgtaaaatagaaatttagaaaaattacGAAGAAATAATAACATTCCACAGTTGATTGAGCTCACTAGTTTAAAAATCCGAAAGTGTCACTACTTACATTTCATACATTACTTTTCACATAACTATCGGTTTCACATCTTAATTTGTACCCTTAATTAATCCCCACTTGAAATGTATTAATTTGTCATTAAATTGTATTCTCCCCATTAGTCAACTCTTTTTGGAAGAATCAATggaaaataagaaagttaTAAGATATACATATCTTagagaaatatcaaaaactaaaacttaacAAAGACCAATCAACGAACTTGCTAAATCAACGACCTTATCTCATAAACCATACAAGAAATTTAGACATGTAAACATCAATGAAACTCTCTGCTTCTCTTCGCATTAATTCATTAATTTGTCATTAAATTAATTCCCacttgaaatatatatattcacccATTAGTCAACTCTTTTTGGGAGAATCcaagtaaaaaacaaagaccaaaccaaaaaaaaaaaaacgaaacaaggACCAATGAGCTTGTTAAATTAACGAccttgatcttcttctcttttatctcataatctctaaaacaaaaactaaaagaaacatGGAAACAACCAAGAAACTCTCTCCTATCTtctgcttctcttctctcttatgtctcttcttcaccatGAACCA includes:
- a CDS encoding Receptor-like protein kinase-related family protein (Receptor-like protein kinase-related family protein; FUNCTIONS IN: molecular_function unknown; INVOLVED IN: biological_process unknown; LOCATED IN: anchored to plasma membrane, anchored to membrane; EXPRESSED IN: hypocotyl, root, callus; CONTAINS InterPro DOMAIN/s: Protein of unknown function DUF26 (InterPro:IPR002902); BEST Arabidopsis thaliana protein match is: Receptor-like protein kinase-related family protein (TAIR:AT5G41290.1); Has 1807 Blast hits to 1807 proteins in 277 species: Archae - 0; Bacteria - 0; Metazoa - 736; Fungi - 347; Plants - 385; Viruses - 0; Other Eukaryotes - 339 (source: NCBI BLink).), translating into METTKKLSVLLCLFFTMNQAISESDSDEHMATFCNDSSGNFTRNTTYNTNLNTLLSTLSNQSSFANYYNLTTGLGSDTVHGMFLCIGDVNRTTCNACVKNATIEIAKNCTNHREAIIYYFSCMVRYSDKFFLSTLETKPNTYWSSDDPIPKSYDKFGQRLSDKMGEVIIRSSLLSSSFTPYYLMDTTTFDNLYDLESVVQCSPHLDPKNCTTCLKLALQELTQCCGDQLWAFIFTPKCLVSFDTSNSSSLPPLPPPSRSGSFSIRGNNKILVGMILAVSVFAFLGL
- a CDS encoding RNase P Rpr2/Rpp21 subunit domain protein (CONTAINS InterPro DOMAIN/s: RNAse P, Rpr2/Rpp21 subunit (InterPro:IPR007175); Has 35333 Blast hits to 34131 proteins in 2444 species: Archae - 798; Bacteria - 22429; Metazoa - 974; Fungi - 991; Plants - 531; Viruses - 0; Other Eukaryotes - 9610 (source: NCBI BLink).), which codes for MGKRGPKKLTNTQGGGGPNLKSVLRHEHLKNLALWSSTGDTPIPSLASLLGRRLAADTESTGITTDPDLVSCQRCETILKPGFNCNVRIEKVSANVKKKRNRCKKSNNICFPQNNVVYHCNFCSHRNLKRGTAKGQMKELYPFKPKTARSSRPKIKKEMTMPQEIQSNMLSSPERSVKDQVEEKSVGDTPKPMMLTLERDRRIRKPKSKKPSEPQSVPEKTVGGSNKRKRKSPWTSMKEIAETNKSSKAGNFKIPFLL
- a CDS encoding Receptor-like protein kinase-related family protein (Receptor-like protein kinase-related family protein; INVOLVED IN: biological_process unknown; LOCATED IN: anchored to plasma membrane, anchored to membrane; EXPRESSED IN: callus; CONTAINS InterPro DOMAIN/s: Protein of unknown function DUF26 (InterPro:IPR002902); BEST Arabidopsis thaliana protein match is: Receptor-like protein kinase-related family protein (TAIR:AT5G41280.1); Has 1807 Blast hits to 1807 proteins in 277 species: Archae - 0; Bacteria - 0; Metazoa - 736; Fungi - 347; Plants - 385; Viruses - 0; Other Eukaryotes - 339 (source: NCBI BLink).) codes for the protein METTKKLFALLCLFVTMNQAISVSDPDDMETFCMKSSRNTTSNTTYNKNLNTLLSTLSNQSSFANYYNLTTGLASDTVHGMFLCTGDVNRTTCNACVKNATIEIAKNCTNHREAIIYNVDCMVRYSDKFFLTTLETNPSYWWSSNDLIPKSFGKFGQRLSDKMGEVIVRSSLLSSSFTPYYLMDTTRFDNLYDLESIVQCTPDLDPRNCTTCLKLALQELTECCGNQVWAFIYTPNCMVSFDTYNSSLPPLPPPSRSGSFSHRGNNKLLGGMVLAVSVSVFAFLSLV